In the Pyrolobus fumarii 1A genome, one interval contains:
- a CDS encoding carboxypeptidase-like regulatory domain-containing protein, producing MARIIRTLWFRERRWLEEPIITLPFIGDVEPRRLLFYGAPAALVALLVALQNGLDWFPALIASSVIGLTVTALAPGCTAWCPEEKLLAAFRSTAVGKRPPAKSRAARERRGADRGVARVVVAVGEPVRLEGVAVAPDGSPLVGAQVVAEVDGRRVAEARTDGSGRFSALLYLKPGHHVIRIVGPDGVVLYERRVLVELKEGDKR from the coding sequence ATGGCACGCATCATAAGAACACTCTGGTTCCGTGAGCGCAGGTGGCTCGAGGAGCCGATCATAACACTACCCTTCATCGGTGACGTCGAGCCACGCCGCCTCCTCTTCTACGGGGCGCCTGCCGCCCTAGTTGCTCTCCTCGTGGCGCTCCAGAACGGCCTCGACTGGTTCCCCGCCCTGATAGCCTCCAGCGTCATCGGCCTCACCGTCACGGCGCTCGCACCGGGCTGCACCGCGTGGTGCCCCGAGGAGAAGCTCCTTGCTGCATTTCGCTCAACCGCGGTTGGTAAACGCCCACCAGCCAAGTCCCGCGCTGCCCGCGAGAGGCGCGGCGCGGATCGCGGGGTGGCGAGGGTTGTTGTGGCGGTGGGGGAGCCTGTGAGGCTTGAGGGCGTCGCGGTGGCCCCGGATGGCTCGCCCCTCGTGGGTGCCCAGGTTGTTGCCGAGGTTGACGGTAGGAGGGTGGCTGAGGCTCGTACCGACGGGTCTGGCCGCTTCTCGGCGCTGCTCTACCTGAAGCCCGGGCACCATGTCATTCGTATCGTTGGGCCGGATGGCGTGGTGCTCTACGAGAGGAGGGTGCTGGTGGAGTTGAAAGAGGGTGACAAGCGGTAG
- a CDS encoding type IV secretory system conjugative DNA transfer family protein produces MLGRQGNVWRFRALELLPHPEIDPEPLALEHLLARLHRGCFEVVHDGRHLRLYLLVAEGEAGGVKKALQDLFEGRLVVVEARPPEPPSRGWVGVGRLERGFYHPLFKHTEKKPVSINTAALWIDAVEPGVFVQICWEHEPRAKSVIAEWVYNRRRGGGESTVKMVVRELLDLIDPSYSPYDELMRRQHYMMQRHLLPVENEEVRQAEAKLMHRLYAVAVRVVADDKGKVERVCEAFHQFHYNNIVCRIKRLDEKMLERIRRREVEHLGVFFRDKRLPVLTPKELAALVNVPRPVPSLPVRLGIAVLEPPPEIVKIGELPGELSFDDLRRLVGGRRVVPLGLFEGTAYGLPVSEFSRAHKAIFGTTGAGKSSYARYLMLSLLAAEGCGRTSIVYIDPNGDDALKLVKSLPEECVDRLVYIDPRTVEYYGRVVKINFLEYREPAERDKLQETFLGAVAAYFQRFWGPRTEHLMRMAVKLVLSAPPGSYSLSDVYRVFVDEETRARFLEYVEDDEVAEFWEEQYPALLKKAPDAVQSVLNKLGKFTLDPLIRPFVEAKRSTVDLGWALDNGYIVVVNMGALKGTESLNFFGSLILSRIFAAAYARGERGEEDRPTAFVFVDELHNFVSPALARLIAQMMAETRKFRVFLVAMTQYPRQLPERLRAALYELAKHVFTFQVGLVSARELRKLYEPYATDHDLINLPDYTFIARIRVGKTTLRPFTLRAPYIPVELGRGNPYLDDPVVRSRIEESLGRHGAPVSTERVSVEAPVSPLEWRILVQVEKSGLTLGRLAEQLGLVRAAQVVESLRQRGFLELKGEQLILTSRGEELLDFSTRHGGGWHREAIRSIAEELAERGYYVVVDKAGGEDRPDIVALKPLDDEHWGEALCVEVVSDPERHMTHEYTLKLLKRCVRAGCGRLVIVVDRDPGVVEERLRVLQLRLNRVAAALGADPDLLAELLETLEVRVVPTAVGAEGEEEEASKVQGESVEAKAGGKSILEKILDELPRLLEEGSAFRKKEFIALTSEAVKHLGYQSLSQLYSELRNSGIEAVYKTVWYRGRSVRVVALPAKLLEQQ; encoded by the coding sequence TTGCTCGGTAGACAGGGCAACGTGTGGAGGTTCAGGGCTCTGGAGCTTCTCCCGCATCCCGAGATCGACCCGGAGCCTCTTGCCCTGGAGCATCTCTTGGCCAGGCTTCATCGTGGCTGCTTCGAGGTGGTGCACGACGGTAGGCATCTCCGCTTGTACCTGCTGGTTGCTGAGGGTGAGGCTGGTGGCGTGAAGAAGGCTCTGCAGGATCTCTTCGAGGGTAGGCTGGTTGTCGTCGAGGCTAGGCCCCCGGAGCCTCCGAGCAGGGGCTGGGTGGGTGTCGGGAGGCTTGAGAGGGGTTTCTACCACCCGCTCTTCAAGCACACCGAGAAGAAGCCCGTGAGCATAAACACAGCCGCATTGTGGATCGATGCTGTTGAGCCTGGTGTCTTCGTCCAGATATGCTGGGAGCACGAGCCTCGGGCAAAGAGCGTGATCGCAGAGTGGGTGTATAACAGGAGGCGTGGGGGTGGAGAGTCGACGGTCAAGATGGTTGTTAGGGAGCTGCTGGACCTGATAGACCCGTCGTACAGCCCGTATGACGAGTTGATGCGCCGCCAGCATTACATGATGCAGCGGCATCTGCTGCCCGTCGAGAACGAGGAGGTTAGGCAGGCTGAGGCTAAGCTCATGCACCGTCTCTACGCTGTCGCCGTCAGGGTGGTCGCAGATGATAAGGGTAAGGTGGAGCGTGTCTGCGAGGCCTTCCACCAGTTCCACTACAACAACATAGTCTGTAGGATCAAGAGGCTTGACGAGAAGATGCTCGAGAGGATTAGGAGAAGAGAGGTTGAGCATCTGGGCGTCTTCTTCAGGGACAAGAGGCTACCAGTCCTAACACCCAAGGAGCTTGCGGCTCTCGTCAACGTGCCGAGGCCCGTGCCGAGCCTCCCGGTTCGCCTCGGCATCGCTGTCTTAGAGCCGCCGCCCGAGATCGTGAAGATCGGGGAGCTTCCGGGGGAGCTTAGCTTCGATGACCTGAGGAGGCTTGTGGGCGGCAGGCGCGTCGTGCCGCTAGGCTTGTTCGAGGGCACCGCGTACGGCCTTCCTGTCTCCGAGTTCTCGCGTGCACACAAGGCCATCTTCGGGACTACCGGCGCCGGCAAGTCTAGCTACGCGCGTTACCTTATGCTCTCTCTGCTTGCGGCCGAGGGCTGCGGTAGAACCTCAATAGTATACATCGATCCTAACGGCGATGACGCGCTTAAGCTGGTTAAGAGCCTCCCGGAGGAGTGTGTCGATAGGCTCGTCTACATCGATCCGCGCACGGTCGAGTATTATGGCCGCGTGGTTAAGATCAACTTCCTCGAGTACCGGGAGCCCGCCGAGCGCGACAAGCTCCAGGAGACTTTCCTGGGGGCGGTTGCTGCATACTTTCAGAGGTTCTGGGGCCCGAGAACCGAGCACCTGATGAGGATGGCGGTTAAGCTTGTGTTGAGCGCGCCGCCAGGCTCCTACAGCCTTAGCGACGTGTACCGCGTGTTCGTCGATGAGGAGACTCGTGCAAGGTTCCTAGAGTACGTGGAGGATGATGAGGTGGCAGAGTTCTGGGAGGAGCAGTACCCCGCGCTCTTGAAGAAGGCGCCGGATGCGGTCCAGTCGGTTCTCAACAAGCTCGGGAAGTTCACCCTGGACCCGTTGATAAGGCCGTTCGTGGAGGCCAAACGCTCCACGGTTGACCTAGGCTGGGCCCTCGACAATGGCTACATTGTTGTCGTTAACATGGGTGCCCTGAAGGGTACTGAGAGCCTCAACTTCTTCGGCTCCCTGATACTCTCGAGGATCTTTGCGGCGGCCTACGCGCGCGGCGAGCGCGGCGAGGAGGATAGACCAACAGCATTCGTCTTTGTCGACGAGCTTCACAACTTCGTGTCGCCGGCGTTGGCGAGGCTCATAGCGCAGATGATGGCGGAGACCCGGAAGTTCCGCGTGTTCCTGGTCGCCATGACCCAGTATCCCAGGCAGCTCCCCGAGAGGCTGCGTGCCGCGCTCTACGAGCTGGCCAAGCACGTGTTCACCTTCCAGGTCGGCCTTGTCTCTGCCAGGGAGCTTAGGAAGCTATACGAGCCCTACGCCACCGACCACGACCTGATCAACCTCCCCGACTACACGTTCATAGCGCGCATAAGAGTCGGGAAGACGACGCTACGACCATTCACCCTCAGGGCGCCCTACATACCCGTGGAGCTGGGCAGAGGCAACCCCTACCTAGACGACCCGGTTGTCAGGTCTAGGATCGAGGAGAGCCTCGGGCGCCACGGCGCGCCGGTGTCGACAGAGAGGGTTAGCGTCGAGGCCCCGGTGTCGCCACTAGAATGGAGGATCCTTGTTCAGGTCGAGAAGAGCGGTTTGACCCTGGGTAGGCTTGCGGAGCAGCTTGGGCTGGTGAGGGCAGCTCAGGTCGTAGAGTCTCTCCGGCAGAGGGGGTTCCTCGAGCTTAAGGGAGAGCAGCTCATCCTAACCTCTAGGGGCGAGGAGCTACTAGACTTCTCGACGAGGCACGGCGGCGGGTGGCACCGCGAGGCCATCAGGTCTATCGCGGAGGAGCTCGCCGAGAGAGGCTACTATGTCGTGGTTGACAAGGCCGGTGGCGAGGATAGGCCGGATATCGTCGCCCTGAAGCCCCTGGACGACGAGCACTGGGGTGAGGCTCTCTGCGTCGAGGTGGTTAGCGACCCGGAGAGGCACATGACGCACGAGTATACCCTGAAGCTCCTCAAGCGCTGCGTCAGGGCAGGCTGCGGAAGGCTGGTGATCGTCGTCGACCGGGATCCTGGGGTCGTCGAGGAGAGACTGCGGGTGCTCCAACTGCGGTTGAACCGGGTTGCTGCAGCCCTAGGAGCCGACCCAGACCTCTTGGCTGAGCTTCTCGAGACGCTGGAGGTGAGAGTGGTTCCAACCGCGGTTGGAGCAGAGGGTGAAGAGGAGGAAGCCTCCAAGGTACAAGGAGAGAGTGTCGAAGCCAAAGCTGGAGGGAAGTCTATACTCGAGAAGATCCTGGATGAGCTGCCAAGGCTCCTCGAGGAGGGATCGGCCTTTAGGAAGAAGGAGTTTATCGCGCTGACGAGCGAGGCTGTCAAACACCTAGGCTACCAGAGCCTATCCCAGCTGTACAGCGAGCTAAGAAACAGCGGCATTGAGGCTGTCTACAAGACGGTGTGGTACCGGGGCAGGAGTGTTAGGGTCGTCGCGCTACCCGCCAAGCTCCTCGAGCAGCAGTAG
- a CDS encoding type II secretion system F family protein: MNARRAALTAVTVIAWLASLPTLHHGIDIYYTIVALASGLLAGVLLGITTPHWLSTLLFAASVPTAVALLGPLPALVLAAPLLSSSVAYLATRLVRPKPRYSVLLLLESLALTLVAAASPASMLALASAPLLLVSTYYAVRLLPGEWRFAAVAYSALAVVSALPGRPFLAAALIPALTGSLLAAVRGLKLKPSRVIIHPPRGQAPFIRAELVEGVLFALDTIAGYTLLVAAPDSLSLASGYIVIVYGLAGLSTSIYRIVVVAPRLAIRPHYSRWYVALLIKHERLAQLLEAYAERIKPMLQRAAVFEDPVVYASKRLTAALLTLAATPSLLPLALLSPTLGATAVGAALLAACSTLASPWLELPSKAGERRRRVEDELPWFVLLAASLQAAGVSLFEAFRRLRGSILPAMEREARLLERTVMVEGVDWITAMERLADTHPSRSFADLLRGYTSLVVTGGDLLGYLEDRVREQLEWLRFRLRQFAERVVTLGEVMVIAFVLLTSIFAIVGGAVEQAAFLQVFTYLGIPLMAAVFVGIVQSMQLGFTVPEVAIAHGIPAVAVAVAAAWGVLSYGYSWAALTAVIAALGLGYGAQWLLQVRIARAHEAALPLFVRDLLEYRKIGLPPSSAILDLAERKPYNQHFNALIEKLAAMLRLDVPLDEAVLRLWTPSRVARIVLFTVAEIEATGGGTPRVLETLHRFLQDYYLAYREMKSQLRLYEALMYAAPVMLASFASMSAGIAEVFTVQLQRITSQVSGAGVATPTLFVLNPASVEATRLMVVEASAAMATVGSKAIDGSLKATLRLTIVALILAAMLAYADPLVRAYIHKMFAITAASQG; this comes from the coding sequence GTGAATGCGAGGAGGGCCGCTCTAACCGCGGTCACTGTGATCGCGTGGCTCGCGTCGCTACCGACTCTCCATCACGGGATAGATATCTATTATACTATAGTGGCGCTGGCGTCCGGCCTCCTGGCGGGCGTCCTACTCGGGATCACCACCCCCCATTGGCTGTCAACGCTGTTGTTCGCCGCATCAGTTCCAACCGCGGTTGCTCTGCTAGGCCCGCTGCCAGCGCTGGTGCTCGCCGCACCCCTCCTCTCGTCTAGCGTGGCGTACCTGGCCACCCGCTTAGTGAGACCCAAGCCAAGGTACTCAGTGCTCTTGCTGCTCGAGTCGCTCGCACTAACATTGGTGGCGGCCGCAAGCCCCGCTAGCATGCTCGCGCTCGCATCCGCCCCGCTCCTCCTGGTCTCGACGTACTACGCGGTGAGGCTGCTGCCGGGCGAGTGGAGGTTCGCCGCCGTCGCCTACTCTGCTCTCGCCGTTGTCTCGGCCCTTCCCGGTAGGCCGTTCCTTGCAGCCGCCCTGATACCAGCCTTGACGGGCTCCCTGCTGGCCGCAGTCCGTGGCCTGAAACTGAAGCCCAGTAGGGTCATCATCCACCCGCCTCGAGGCCAAGCGCCCTTCATCCGCGCTGAGCTCGTGGAGGGTGTGCTGTTCGCGCTAGACACTATCGCTGGCTATACGCTGCTGGTGGCGGCTCCGGATTCTCTCAGCCTCGCCAGCGGCTACATCGTGATAGTCTACGGCCTCGCGGGCCTCTCGACGAGCATCTATAGGATTGTGGTGGTGGCTCCGAGGCTCGCGATAAGACCCCACTACTCGAGGTGGTACGTGGCGCTCCTAATCAAGCACGAGAGGCTCGCGCAGCTCCTCGAGGCCTACGCCGAGAGGATCAAGCCGATGCTGCAGCGCGCAGCTGTCTTCGAAGACCCGGTAGTCTACGCCTCGAAGAGGCTCACGGCAGCACTTCTAACGCTCGCGGCCACCCCCTCCCTCCTGCCACTCGCCCTACTCTCGCCGACACTCGGTGCAACCGCGGTTGGAGCAGCCCTCCTCGCGGCATGTTCCACGCTAGCCTCCCCGTGGCTAGAGCTACCTAGCAAGGCGGGTGAGAGGAGAAGACGCGTCGAGGACGAGCTACCATGGTTCGTGCTTCTCGCCGCCAGCCTTCAGGCTGCTGGTGTCTCCCTCTTCGAGGCTTTCAGGAGGCTCCGGGGCTCCATCCTCCCCGCTATGGAGAGGGAGGCTAGGCTCCTAGAGCGCACTGTGATGGTGGAGGGCGTCGACTGGATCACTGCTATGGAGAGGCTGGCGGATACGCACCCCTCCAGGAGCTTCGCCGACCTGCTCCGTGGGTACACCAGCCTCGTTGTCACAGGCGGGGACCTCCTAGGCTACCTGGAGGATAGGGTTAGGGAGCAGCTCGAGTGGCTCCGTTTCCGTCTCCGTCAGTTCGCCGAGAGGGTGGTGACTCTCGGCGAGGTGATGGTGATTGCCTTTGTCCTCCTAACCTCCATTTTCGCGATTGTCGGCGGCGCTGTGGAGCAGGCTGCGTTTCTCCAAGTGTTCACCTACCTGGGGATCCCCCTCATGGCTGCGGTCTTCGTCGGCATCGTGCAGTCAATGCAACTGGGTTTCACGGTTCCCGAGGTGGCGATAGCCCACGGTATACCCGCCGTTGCCGTGGCTGTCGCGGCGGCGTGGGGTGTGCTCAGCTACGGGTACTCCTGGGCAGCCCTCACAGCCGTGATAGCGGCGCTGGGGCTCGGCTACGGCGCCCAGTGGCTGCTCCAGGTGCGCATCGCCAGGGCCCACGAGGCGGCTCTCCCCCTCTTCGTCCGCGACCTGCTCGAGTACCGTAAGATCGGGCTACCACCCTCGAGTGCCATCCTAGACCTCGCCGAGAGGAAGCCCTACAACCAGCACTTCAACGCGCTAATTGAGAAGCTCGCGGCCATGCTGAGGCTCGACGTACCGCTCGACGAGGCGGTGCTGAGGCTCTGGACCCCCTCGAGGGTCGCCAGGATAGTTCTCTTCACCGTCGCCGAGATAGAGGCGACGGGTGGCGGTACTCCACGGGTCCTGGAGACTCTCCACAGGTTCCTCCAGGACTACTATCTCGCCTACCGCGAGATGAAGAGCCAGCTGAGGCTCTACGAGGCGCTGATGTACGCGGCTCCCGTGATGCTAGCCTCCTTCGCCTCCATGAGCGCGGGGATCGCCGAGGTGTTCACAGTCCAGCTCCAGAGGATAACTAGTCAGGTCTCGGGCGCGGGCGTAGCCACGCCAACCCTCTTCGTCCTCAACCCGGCTAGCGTCGAGGCAACCAGGCTCATGGTAGTCGAGGCTAGCGCAGCGATGGCCACGGTGGGCAGCAAGGCGATAGACGGCTCCCTCAAGGCTACACTGAGACTAACAATAGTCGCATTGATACTCGCCGCCATGCTAGCCTATGCAGATCCGCTGGTACGAGCTTACATACACAAGATGTTTGCAATCACTGCAGCCTCGCAAGGCTAA
- a CDS encoding VirB4 family type IV secretion system protein has product MLPEEEQEAIIDSFRVLLDKLEKTTQLIVRRVVVKIEGEEVPGYEFYIASEQRLDPLLSRAGLRYEPLLEPPPPLIDPGRCELRRSYAVCGGRVYRVVTVYGLPRVLAEGFLYNLYPHLEEARLCVTPLSRHAAFRLLRSRRKLLEMLVASWQIEGKAPRLEKLEELQLVSELMEEVAAREARLHAVRVALVVSGSTPSEAREAARLLIRELDALGFAAGDSTIYYYKVYECEEPKPIFTDSVTLAAFYPFITTQLVEPGGIYLGRSLLDDTPVVLDLWARTSYNVVVLGMMGYGKSAFAKKITLGYSRLDPELRVYIIDRTGEYIRVGKAMNADIFELKRGVKAGLDPFRLMHPEHAATFIAALLSLEPDLKAELQRLASRCTSLEEVANKASERLRERLLALLEGPLGFLFTGQEPKPGKRVVIVLREMGSPEAERLAAALSLLVILKRVREEPRSVRKIVVLDEFVQVLEAFRDYDVVSALLQAFRDSRKLYTSFVHIAHDPRDVSASRAARVIAVQLSSLKVLFHHDYDAAQAAAELFGLTDQEKELIMSADVGDALILTEGLRLPVHVVLKEEEQELFETRPWATAGSGFSKLESGHGGG; this is encoded by the coding sequence TTGCTCCCTGAGGAGGAGCAGGAGGCGATCATAGACTCGTTTAGAGTTCTCCTCGACAAGCTGGAGAAGACGACGCAGCTCATCGTGCGCAGAGTCGTCGTTAAGATCGAGGGTGAGGAGGTCCCAGGCTACGAGTTCTACATTGCCAGCGAGCAGAGGCTTGACCCTCTCCTCTCGAGGGCCGGGCTACGCTACGAGCCTCTCCTGGAGCCTCCGCCCCCGCTCATCGACCCGGGGCGTTGCGAGCTTCGCAGGAGCTACGCGGTGTGCGGGGGTAGGGTCTATCGCGTCGTCACGGTCTATGGCTTGCCTCGTGTCCTCGCCGAGGGCTTCCTCTACAACCTGTACCCTCACCTCGAGGAGGCTAGGCTCTGTGTCACGCCGCTCTCCAGGCACGCGGCATTCAGGCTGCTCAGGTCAAGGAGGAAGCTCCTAGAGATGCTTGTGGCCTCGTGGCAGATCGAGGGCAAGGCGCCCAGGCTAGAGAAGCTCGAGGAGCTGCAGCTGGTATCGGAGCTTATGGAGGAGGTTGCGGCGCGAGAAGCCAGGCTACACGCCGTGCGCGTAGCGCTCGTCGTCTCCGGGTCGACGCCCAGCGAGGCGAGGGAAGCAGCGAGACTCCTGATCCGCGAGCTCGACGCACTCGGATTCGCAGCCGGGGACTCCACAATATATTATTACAAGGTGTACGAATGCGAGGAACCTAAGCCCATCTTCACCGATAGCGTCACCCTCGCCGCCTTCTACCCGTTCATAACCACGCAGCTTGTCGAGCCCGGTGGCATCTATCTGGGCCGTAGCCTCCTTGACGACACGCCTGTCGTCCTGGATCTCTGGGCCCGAACGAGCTACAATGTTGTCGTGCTTGGCATGATGGGCTATGGTAAATCAGCGTTTGCGAAGAAAATAACGCTTGGATATTCACGGCTTGACCCTGAGCTAAGAGTCTACATCATCGACCGTACCGGGGAGTACATCAGGGTTGGTAAAGCGATGAACGCTGACATATTCGAGCTTAAGCGTGGCGTTAAGGCTGGTCTCGACCCGTTCCGCCTAATGCACCCTGAGCACGCAGCTACATTCATTGCAGCATTGCTTAGCCTAGAGCCTGACCTGAAAGCCGAGCTTCAAAGACTAGCATCCAGATGCACTAGTCTAGAGGAGGTTGCAAACAAAGCGTCTGAGAGGCTAAGAGAACGTCTACTCGCACTCCTTGAGGGGCCTCTAGGCTTCCTATTCACGGGTCAAGAACCCAAGCCGGGTAAACGCGTGGTTATCGTGTTGCGCGAGATGGGTAGCCCCGAGGCAGAGCGTCTAGCAGCTGCATTATCACTTTTGGTTATACTCAAGCGGGTACGCGAGGAGCCTAGGAGCGTCAGGAAGATCGTGGTGCTTGACGAGTTTGTTCAAGTGCTCGAGGCCTTCCGCGACTACGATGTGGTCTCGGCTTTGCTCCAGGCGTTCCGGGACTCGAGGAAGCTCTACACGAGCTTCGTGCACATCGCTCACGACCCACGCGACGTCTCGGCCTCCAGGGCGGCCAGGGTGATAGCAGTGCAGCTCAGCAGCCTCAAGGTCCTCTTCCACCACGATTATGACGCGGCGCAGGCTGCAGCCGAGCTCTTCGGGCTAACAGACCAGGAGAAGGAGCTCATAATGAGCGCGGACGTAGGCGACGCCCTGATACTAACAGAGGGCCTCCGGCTACCCGTTCATGTTGTGCTAAAAGAGGAAGAGCAGGAGTTGTTCGAGACGCGTCCCTGGGCCACTGCGGGGTCTGGTTTCAGCAAACTGGAGAGTGGCCATGGTGGCGGGTAG
- a CDS encoding toxin-antitoxin system TumE family protein — MLAEYTRGVIEKLWRLSKLITYSSITMEVRSPTRLVLRGLIRFVDGSRLHFLEYLVSRGERVERIAYRFHYEDPHGNLRFRYDNAPHHPELPTHPHHKHLSDGSVVPAEEPSLPAILDEIRSLLAAELGDAEP; from the coding sequence TTGCTCGCAGAGTATACGAGAGGAGTGATAGAGAAGCTGTGGAGGCTTAGCAAGCTGATAACATACTCGAGCATCACCATGGAGGTGAGGTCGCCGACTAGGCTCGTGTTGAGAGGGTTAATCAGGTTCGTGGATGGATCCAGGCTGCACTTCCTCGAGTATCTCGTCTCGCGGGGCGAGAGGGTCGAGAGGATAGCCTATCGCTTCCACTACGAGGATCCCCATGGTAACCTCAGATTCCGCTATGATAACGCCCCGCACCACCCAGAGCTACCAACCCACCCGCACCACAAGCACCTAAGCGATGGGAGTGTCGTACCGGCGGAAGAGCCCTCGCTACCAGCCATACTGGACGAGATACGCTCACTCCTCGCGGCGGAGCTCGGAGACGCCGAACCCTAG
- a CDS encoding metal-dependent hydrolase codes for MRRKTHLSIAAGVVALLAGLLHAHFADFGVALLAALAADEFIDALGHVGRRRAPWTHNLFACLLLPALITAVLNAAWRLVTPLAYPLAAAGTATHLALDALTPAGVWPLWPLSRRRLRGPIHYDDPTANTILTTLGAAAFIVGVSLLAWHAS; via the coding sequence TTGAGGAGGAAGACGCACTTAAGCATCGCGGCGGGTGTTGTTGCGCTCCTCGCCGGGCTGCTCCACGCGCATTTCGCCGATTTCGGCGTGGCTCTCTTGGCGGCTCTCGCCGCGGACGAGTTCATAGATGCGTTGGGGCATGTTGGGCGTCGGCGCGCACCCTGGACCCACAACCTGTTCGCCTGCTTGCTCCTCCCCGCCCTGATAACAGCTGTTCTTAACGCGGCCTGGAGGCTGGTCACGCCACTAGCCTACCCGCTCGCAGCGGCGGGGACCGCCACCCACCTAGCCCTCGACGCCCTGACACCCGCGGGCGTCTGGCCCCTCTGGCCGCTCTCGAGAAGGAGGCTACGCGGCCCAATCCACTACGACGACCCAACGGCGAACACTATCCTCACAACACTGGGCGCCGCAGCCTTCATAGTCGGGGTGTCGCTCCTAGCATGGCACGCATCATAA
- a CDS encoding antitoxin family protein gives MEAVYEGGVLRPLRRVNLRDGERVVIVIVRGSGGLAEAIRRLSREYSGVREDPLKSLTGGRR, from the coding sequence GTGGAGGCTGTCTATGAGGGGGGTGTGTTGCGCCCCCTTAGGCGGGTGAACCTGAGGGACGGCGAGAGGGTCGTGATAGTGATCGTCCGGGGGTCTGGGGGGCTCGCCGAGGCTATACGCAGGTTGTCGCGCGAGTATAGCGGTGTGCGCGAGGATCCCCTGAAGAGCTTGACCGGGGGCCGGCGTTGA
- a CDS encoding type II toxin-antitoxin system VapC family toxin has protein sequence MIVLDTSVYVDALIRFDAERSRRSLRVIDVVSRRNLPVYAPMLLVVELSGVLARYRPERAASHVAEITRFVNLVGYDTLHEEAVEVALRTGCRAADAFFIACARVTGSILATCDRIQAVNARRAGVEAYYLLDDGEYRRLTARLESV, from the coding sequence TTGATAGTCCTGGATACCTCCGTCTACGTGGATGCGCTGATACGCTTCGACGCCGAGAGGAGCAGGAGGAGCCTACGCGTGATCGACGTGGTGTCTAGGAGGAACCTCCCGGTGTACGCCCCGATGCTCCTTGTGGTCGAGCTTAGCGGCGTGCTGGCCAGGTACAGGCCGGAGAGAGCCGCGTCGCACGTCGCCGAGATAACGAGGTTCGTCAACCTCGTGGGCTACGACACTCTGCACGAGGAGGCCGTGGAGGTCGCGCTTAGAACCGGGTGTAGGGCCGCAGACGCGTTCTTCATAGCCTGCGCGAGGGTAACCGGGTCCATCCTCGCCACGTGCGACAGGATACAGGCTGTTAACGCGAGGAGGGCTGGCGTAGAAGCCTACTACCTGCTCGACGACGGCGAGTACCGGAGGCTAACAGCGAGGCTCGAAAGCGTCTAG